A window from Schistocerca gregaria isolate iqSchGreg1 chromosome 8, iqSchGreg1.2, whole genome shotgun sequence encodes these proteins:
- the LOC126284179 gene encoding c-Myc-binding protein-like isoform X1: MMKRKKKKKNVQVTISRDFKEIMSDYRPIDAKREEFRKYLEGAGVLDALTKVFISLYEAPEKPTDPLEFVRCNIGDNVPDMAEYEAVQAELARNSDAIEKLRAENEALRARIAELEPVTEGGEEGAAPEEGAEQTEGGEEPPAEGEGEEPPPPEEQPAE; encoded by the exons atgatgaagaggaagaagaagaaaaagaacgtTCAGGTGACGATttccagggattttaaag AAATAATGTCGGACTACAGGCCGATAGATGCAAAGCGTGAAGAATTCCGAAAGTATTTGGAGGGTGCTGGCGTGTTGGATGCGCTGACCAAGGTATTCATCTCATTGTATGAGGCCCCTGAGAAGCCAACGGACCCGCTAGAGTTTGTCCGTTGCAATATTGGTGATAATGTACCAGATATGGcagaatatgaagcagtacaagcgGAGCTGGCACGTAACAGTGATGCAATCGAGAAATTGCGGGCTGAGAATGAAGCTCTACGTGCACGCATTGCTGAGTTGGAGCCGGTGACAGAGGGTGGTGAAGAAGGAGCAGCACCAGAGGAAGGTGCTGAGCAAACGGAAGGAGGAGAGGAGCCACctgcagagggagagggagaggaaccaCCACCACCTGAGGAACAACCTGCGGAGTAG
- the LOC126284179 gene encoding c-Myc-binding protein-like isoform X2 yields MSDYRPIDAKREEFRKYLEGAGVLDALTKVFISLYEAPEKPTDPLEFVRCNIGDNVPDMAEYEAVQAELARNSDAIEKLRAENEALRARIAELEPVTEGGEEGAAPEEGAEQTEGGEEPPAEGEGEEPPPPEEQPAE; encoded by the coding sequence ATGTCGGACTACAGGCCGATAGATGCAAAGCGTGAAGAATTCCGAAAGTATTTGGAGGGTGCTGGCGTGTTGGATGCGCTGACCAAGGTATTCATCTCATTGTATGAGGCCCCTGAGAAGCCAACGGACCCGCTAGAGTTTGTCCGTTGCAATATTGGTGATAATGTACCAGATATGGcagaatatgaagcagtacaagcgGAGCTGGCACGTAACAGTGATGCAATCGAGAAATTGCGGGCTGAGAATGAAGCTCTACGTGCACGCATTGCTGAGTTGGAGCCGGTGACAGAGGGTGGTGAAGAAGGAGCAGCACCAGAGGAAGGTGCTGAGCAAACGGAAGGAGGAGAGGAGCCACctgcagagggagagggagaggaaccaCCACCACCTGAGGAACAACCTGCGGAGTAG